The Pyrus communis chromosome 5, drPyrComm1.1, whole genome shotgun sequence region AATCCAACAATCATGTCGCGAAAGATGGACTCAGCTTCTCCTTGCTGCGTGACATGTGCCTGcccaaacaaacaacaaaacaaaacaaaacaaaacaaaaatcatcaaAGCTGCTGAGTTTCGATAAAAGTCTTAAACACTTAGCGATCGAATAAGGAAAGTACCTTGTGCTTTTCGCTTCCAGAAACCTTTCCATTCCTAACGATTTCCCAATCTTGGCGGGAAAACACATTCTCTGGTTTACCGGATACAACGCTGGATGAAGGAAAGAATTTCTGAGTGTTCCACCAGTAGGTTAACCAAGGTATATAGTGAGCAACTCGAACCGCCCATTGATCCTGTGGAGGTTGCTTCTTATAGGCATAGGATGACAAGTTGGCAGGAAGTCCTGGCCACCAGTAATTGATCACAGGAGCGATTAACGCTGCTCCTGCTAGCCTGTTGTAATAAGCATCCCAAACATATCAAACTTTAGAGAAAAATTTCAGTACCGAACGATGCATCATCTGGTACCAAGGGAGGCTGGTTGTGAAGTCTTACCTATGAGGGATGTACTTGAGACACTTCCAAATGACCTGTCCTCCCATTGAGTATCCAATTACATAAAATTTGGATCCGAGTTCCAGCTGATCACCAAGCTCCTCTATATCTAACGCCAAGCTCTTCGCTGTTCGCTTAGGATCCGGATCACTTTCACCGTACCCTGGTCTGTCGAAAGACACAATGTACACACCTAAATCTTCAATAACTTCctgagaaaaaaaacaaaaagacaacATCCGCCACGAAATCAACCAATATAGAGTTGAACTGAAGAATGACAGAGAACCAATCAAGGTAGTACCGGAGAGACAGATGTTGCAATGACTGGATCATGTCGGGAAGTACCGAAGGGATGAACAAAGATAATCTTATACTTGGCCACTTGTTTTGGAACACCATGTTCCTTGTAGGCCAAAAATCTTCCATCCCTTAGCCTTACTCTAGGCGCTGTGACGGGTGGACCGCCAGGCGAACCACAGATGTTCGGAGGGGGTGGTCGGGCGGCCTGATACTCCCACGCCAGCAATACAACCAACAAGATGAATGTGATCCTCTTAAACATCTTTGAGAACGAAGTACGAAACTTTGCTCAACTGCAGTAAAGAAGCAAATTCAAAAATAACATTACGCTTGAGGACATTATATAATAAGTTCTAATGGTATATTCCCCTCAATTGGATCACTCAATTTTTTAAGAGCTCAAATAAAAACAGGTCATCTAAATCAAACAACCATCAGAAAAAAGGGTGTAACGTATAAACAATACAAATACAAACACACTTTACATTTATCGAAAATGATATTCTAATATCTAAACAACAAGAGACGGATTCCAATATTTAAGAGAACG contains the following coding sequences:
- the LOC137733802 gene encoding uncharacterized protein, yielding MFKRITFILLVVLLAWEYQAARPPPPNICGSPGGPPVTAPRVRLRDGRFLAYKEHGVPKQVAKYKIIFVHPFGTSRHDPVIATSVSPEVIEDLGVYIVSFDRPGYGESDPDPKRTAKSLALDIEELGDQLELGSKFYVIGYSMGGQVIWKCLKYIPHRLAGAALIAPVINYWWPGLPANLSSYAYKKQPPQDQWAVRVAHYIPWLTYWWNTQKFFPSSSVVSGKPENVFSRQDWEIVRNGKVSGSEKHKAHVTQQGEAESIFRDMIVGFGSWEFGPTDLKNPFASNERSVHLWQGDEDKLVPVELQRYIAEKLPWIHYHEVPGGGHLLPAADGMSEVILRALLIGEK